From Channa argus isolate prfri chromosome 21, Channa argus male v1.0, whole genome shotgun sequence, one genomic window encodes:
- the LOC137106509 gene encoding uncharacterized protein isoform X2, giving the protein MNWVGGSRNRLVMKNNAKKQREFFEKRKLQQRLKNVGIALPASPSGATASSMDLVTLFVVNQIAAKKDCKDPPKVAVLGSCKGGSKHRRNRSVVLPMSPCSPSHLSLAESQSHYSVQGMTKRKHIIPQGFKCRQSPVLESAFSNNSVSHYLQPIDDPLSPFSSASSASSGQGTFPLQLSFQQKSQNPAQLPPHCSPPPWDSFRQEWTKPFSQTRDMTGASNLYLHQLGTPTAAHVLFENPETDKTEIREHARHKVSFSLSQSEVKECAFDFMLDQSETEQQFEEDVFRGFSNEEYEGEGTAKSKIYLKDETSVKSSTPQTVPDSECMGVEFPNCTYTNVSGSGHIIAPMKGFDCLPSYSCRGGYLSSDSSNEEECCQPCLSNSASSNIGQACADTPNSNQDSQEKSKQRHSQFRPLTPLKKNKMQEVMQNMPWQEKSCQNNCQQIESSTVPCLSHHTLVVTESCGLCNCKKTSCETQDAGTQTVKIFTAETCDASTQCDSMTKDTGFSTYLPPVDVSVQLPATGRQTDTFVESNTHALSPGNGRGGKPTPWSKKSKDDFLSGRSTINTINNSDRKASPHTHSFLDALSTADNRVKENGEVRGEQENVLLMKGCSNVREEVTSTTKVNRLSKETKTLQEIADILLLLKQFKKEG; this is encoded by the exons ATGAATTGGGTTGGGGGTTCAAG GAACCGGTTAGTGATGAAGAATAATGCCAAAAAGCAAAGG GAGTTttttgaaaagagaaaattgcaacaaagactgaaaaacGTGGGAATAGCTCTGCCAGCATCGCCTTCAGGAGCCACTGCTAGTAGTATGGACCTGGTGACTTTGTTTGTTGTCAACCAGATTGCTGCTAAGAAAGACTGCAAAG ATCCTCCTAAAGTGGCAGTTCTTGGCAGCTGTAAAGGAGGATCCAAGCACAGGAGAAATAGGTCTGTGGTGCTCCCAATGAGCCCCTGTTCTCCATCACACCTAAGTCTTGCTGAGAGTCAGTCTCATTACAG TGTTCAAGGAATGACCAAGAGAAAGCATATTATTCCTCAAGGGTTCAAGTGTAGGCAG TCTCCAGTCCTAGAGTCAGCTTTCTCAAACAATAGTGTATCTCACTACCTGCAACCCATTGATGATCCCCTCAGCCCATTTTCCTCTGCTTCATCAGCTTCCTCAGGCCAAG GAACATTCCCCCTGCAGCTTAGCTTTCAGCAGAAAAGCCAGAATCCAGCACAGCTGCCGCCCCACTGCTCGCCTCCACCCTGGGACTCCTTTAGACAAGAGTGGACAAAG CCTTTCTCGCAGACCAGAGACATGACAGGTGCATCAAACCTGTACCTCCACCAACTGGGGACACCAACAGCAGCCCATGTTCTGTTTGAAAATCCAGAAACCGA taaaacagaaataagagAGCATGCAAGACATAAAGTCAGTTTCtctctcagccaatcagaggtcAAAGAGTGTGCATTTGACTTCATGCTTGACCAATCAGAAACTGAGCAGCAGTTTGAGGAGGATGTTTTTAGGGGCTTCAGTAATGAAGAATATGAAGGAGAAG GAACTGCAAAATCAAAGATATATCTCAAAGATGAAACATCAGTTAAATCTTCAACACCACA AACTGTCCCAGACTCAGAATGCatgggagttgag TTCCCCAactgcacatacacaaatgttt CAGGTTCTGGACATATTATCGCCCCCATGAAGGGCTTTGACTGTTTGCCAAGTTACTCTTGTAGAGGAGGTTACCTTAGTTCAGATTCAAGTAAT GAAGAAGAATGCTGTCAGCCATGTCTCTCTAATTCTGCTTCTTCAAATATTGGCCAGGCCTGTGCTGATACCCCAAACTCTAACCAGGACTCACAGGAGAAATCCAAACAAAGACACTCCCAGTTCAGACCTCTTACCCCtctcaaaaaaaacaaaatgcaggaaGTTATGCAGAATATGCCCTGGCAGGAAAAATCCTGCCAAAATAATTGCCAACAAATCGAAAGCAGCACAGTTCCATGTTTATCTCATCACACTCTGGTTGTAACTGAGAGCTGCGGGCTTTGCAACTGCAAAAAAACATCCTGTGAAACTCAAGATGCAGGAACTCAGACTGTCAAAATCTTTACAGCAGAGACGTGCGATGCATCAACTCAGTGCGACAGTATGACCAAAGACACTGGGTTCAGCACTTACCTACCACCTGTTGATGTGTCAGTACAGCTTCCAGCCACTGGGAGGCAGACTGATACTTTTGTAGAGTCTAACACACACGCGCTTTCACCTGGCAACGGGAGGGGAGGGAAGCCTACGCCCTGGAGCAAGAAATCCAAAGATGATTTCCTGTCAGGAAGAAGCACTATAAACACAATCAACAACAGTGACAGGAAAGCAAGCCCTCACACGCATTCCTTTCTAGATGCTCTGAGCACGGCTGATAACAGAG TTAAGGAGAATGGCGAGGTTAGAGGTGAACAAGAAAATGTCCTTCTGATGAAAGGCTGCTCAAATGTGAGGGAGGAGGTCACATCAACAACCAAGGTTAACAGACTCTCAAAAGAGACCAAAACACTCCAGGAAATAGCTGACATTTTGCTTCTGCTCAAGCAGTTTAAGAAGGAGGGATAA
- the LOC137106509 gene encoding uncharacterized protein isoform X7, with the protein MNWVGGSRNRLVMKNNAKKQREFFEKRKLQQRLKNVGIALPASPSGATASSMDLVTLFVVNQIAAKKDCKDPPKVAVLGSCKGGSKHRRNRSVVLPMSPCSPSHLSLAESQSHYSVQGMTKRKHIIPQGFKCRQQSPVLESAFSNNSVSHYLQPIDDPLSPFSSASSASSGQGTFPLQLSFQQKSQNPAQLPPHCSPPPWDSFRQEWTKPFSQTRDMTGASNLYLHQLGTPTAAHVLFENPETDKTEIREHARHKVSFSLSQSEVKECAFDFMLDQSETEQQFEEDVFRGFSNEEYEGEGTAKSKIYLKDETSVKSSTPQTVPDSECMGVEEEECCQPCLSNSASSNIGQACADTPNSNQDSQEKSKQRHSQFRPLTPLKKNKMQEVMQNMPWQEKSCQNNCQQIESSTVPCLSHHTLVVTESCGLCNCKKTSCETQDAGTQTVKIFTAETCDASTQCDSMTKDTGFSTYLPPVDVSVQLPATGRQTDTFVESNTHALSPGNGRGGKPTPWSKKSKDDFLSGRSTINTINNSDRKASPHTHSFLDALSTADNRVKENGEVRGEQENVLLMKGCSNVREEVTSTTKVNRLSKETKTLQEIADILLLLKQFKKEG; encoded by the exons ATGAATTGGGTTGGGGGTTCAAG GAACCGGTTAGTGATGAAGAATAATGCCAAAAAGCAAAGG GAGTTttttgaaaagagaaaattgcaacaaagactgaaaaacGTGGGAATAGCTCTGCCAGCATCGCCTTCAGGAGCCACTGCTAGTAGTATGGACCTGGTGACTTTGTTTGTTGTCAACCAGATTGCTGCTAAGAAAGACTGCAAAG ATCCTCCTAAAGTGGCAGTTCTTGGCAGCTGTAAAGGAGGATCCAAGCACAGGAGAAATAGGTCTGTGGTGCTCCCAATGAGCCCCTGTTCTCCATCACACCTAAGTCTTGCTGAGAGTCAGTCTCATTACAG TGTTCAAGGAATGACCAAGAGAAAGCATATTATTCCTCAAGGGTTCAAGTGTAGGCAG CAGTCTCCAGTCCTAGAGTCAGCTTTCTCAAACAATAGTGTATCTCACTACCTGCAACCCATTGATGATCCCCTCAGCCCATTTTCCTCTGCTTCATCAGCTTCCTCAGGCCAAG GAACATTCCCCCTGCAGCTTAGCTTTCAGCAGAAAAGCCAGAATCCAGCACAGCTGCCGCCCCACTGCTCGCCTCCACCCTGGGACTCCTTTAGACAAGAGTGGACAAAG CCTTTCTCGCAGACCAGAGACATGACAGGTGCATCAAACCTGTACCTCCACCAACTGGGGACACCAACAGCAGCCCATGTTCTGTTTGAAAATCCAGAAACCGA taaaacagaaataagagAGCATGCAAGACATAAAGTCAGTTTCtctctcagccaatcagaggtcAAAGAGTGTGCATTTGACTTCATGCTTGACCAATCAGAAACTGAGCAGCAGTTTGAGGAGGATGTTTTTAGGGGCTTCAGTAATGAAGAATATGAAGGAGAAG GAACTGCAAAATCAAAGATATATCTCAAAGATGAAACATCAGTTAAATCTTCAACACCACA AACTGTCCCAGACTCAGAATGCatgggagttgag GAAGAAGAATGCTGTCAGCCATGTCTCTCTAATTCTGCTTCTTCAAATATTGGCCAGGCCTGTGCTGATACCCCAAACTCTAACCAGGACTCACAGGAGAAATCCAAACAAAGACACTCCCAGTTCAGACCTCTTACCCCtctcaaaaaaaacaaaatgcaggaaGTTATGCAGAATATGCCCTGGCAGGAAAAATCCTGCCAAAATAATTGCCAACAAATCGAAAGCAGCACAGTTCCATGTTTATCTCATCACACTCTGGTTGTAACTGAGAGCTGCGGGCTTTGCAACTGCAAAAAAACATCCTGTGAAACTCAAGATGCAGGAACTCAGACTGTCAAAATCTTTACAGCAGAGACGTGCGATGCATCAACTCAGTGCGACAGTATGACCAAAGACACTGGGTTCAGCACTTACCTACCACCTGTTGATGTGTCAGTACAGCTTCCAGCCACTGGGAGGCAGACTGATACTTTTGTAGAGTCTAACACACACGCGCTTTCACCTGGCAACGGGAGGGGAGGGAAGCCTACGCCCTGGAGCAAGAAATCCAAAGATGATTTCCTGTCAGGAAGAAGCACTATAAACACAATCAACAACAGTGACAGGAAAGCAAGCCCTCACACGCATTCCTTTCTAGATGCTCTGAGCACGGCTGATAACAGAG TTAAGGAGAATGGCGAGGTTAGAGGTGAACAAGAAAATGTCCTTCTGATGAAAGGCTGCTCAAATGTGAGGGAGGAGGTCACATCAACAACCAAGGTTAACAGACTCTCAAAAGAGACCAAAACACTCCAGGAAATAGCTGACATTTTGCTTCTGCTCAAGCAGTTTAAGAAGGAGGGATAA
- the LOC137106509 gene encoding uncharacterized protein isoform X6 — protein MNWVGGSRNRLVMKNNAKKQREFFEKRKLQQRLKNVGIALPASPSGATASSMDLVTLFVVNQIAAKKDCKDPPKVAVLGSCKGGSKHRRNRSVVLPMSPCSPSHLSLAESQSHYSVQGMTKRKHIIPQGFKCRQQSPVLESAFSNNSVSHYLQPIDDPLSPFSSASSASSGQGTFPLQLSFQQKSQNPAQLPPHCSPPPWDSFRQEWTKPFSQTRDMTGASNLYLHQLGTPTAAHVLFENPETDKTEIREHARHKVSFSLSQSEVKECAFDFMLDQSETEQQFEEDVFRGFSNEEYEGEGTAKSKIYLKDETSVKSSTPQTVPDSECMGVEFPNCTYTNVSGSGHIIAPMKGFDCLPSYSCRGGYLSSDSSNEEECCQPCLSNSASSNIGQACADTPNSNQDSQEKSKQRHSQFRPLTPLKKNKMQEVMQNMPWQEKSCQNNCQQIESSTVPCLSHHTLVVTESCGLCNCKKTSCETQDAGTQTVKIFTAETCDASTQCDSMTKDTGFSTYLPPVDVSVQLPATGRQTDTFVESNTHALSPGNGRGGKPTPWSKKSKDDFLSGRSTINTINNSDRKASPHTHSFLDALSTADNRVKENGEVRGEQENVLLMKGCSNVREEVTSTTKNSAA, from the exons ATGAATTGGGTTGGGGGTTCAAG GAACCGGTTAGTGATGAAGAATAATGCCAAAAAGCAAAGG GAGTTttttgaaaagagaaaattgcaacaaagactgaaaaacGTGGGAATAGCTCTGCCAGCATCGCCTTCAGGAGCCACTGCTAGTAGTATGGACCTGGTGACTTTGTTTGTTGTCAACCAGATTGCTGCTAAGAAAGACTGCAAAG ATCCTCCTAAAGTGGCAGTTCTTGGCAGCTGTAAAGGAGGATCCAAGCACAGGAGAAATAGGTCTGTGGTGCTCCCAATGAGCCCCTGTTCTCCATCACACCTAAGTCTTGCTGAGAGTCAGTCTCATTACAG TGTTCAAGGAATGACCAAGAGAAAGCATATTATTCCTCAAGGGTTCAAGTGTAGGCAG CAGTCTCCAGTCCTAGAGTCAGCTTTCTCAAACAATAGTGTATCTCACTACCTGCAACCCATTGATGATCCCCTCAGCCCATTTTCCTCTGCTTCATCAGCTTCCTCAGGCCAAG GAACATTCCCCCTGCAGCTTAGCTTTCAGCAGAAAAGCCAGAATCCAGCACAGCTGCCGCCCCACTGCTCGCCTCCACCCTGGGACTCCTTTAGACAAGAGTGGACAAAG CCTTTCTCGCAGACCAGAGACATGACAGGTGCATCAAACCTGTACCTCCACCAACTGGGGACACCAACAGCAGCCCATGTTCTGTTTGAAAATCCAGAAACCGA taaaacagaaataagagAGCATGCAAGACATAAAGTCAGTTTCtctctcagccaatcagaggtcAAAGAGTGTGCATTTGACTTCATGCTTGACCAATCAGAAACTGAGCAGCAGTTTGAGGAGGATGTTTTTAGGGGCTTCAGTAATGAAGAATATGAAGGAGAAG GAACTGCAAAATCAAAGATATATCTCAAAGATGAAACATCAGTTAAATCTTCAACACCACA AACTGTCCCAGACTCAGAATGCatgggagttgag TTCCCCAactgcacatacacaaatgttt CAGGTTCTGGACATATTATCGCCCCCATGAAGGGCTTTGACTGTTTGCCAAGTTACTCTTGTAGAGGAGGTTACCTTAGTTCAGATTCAAGTAAT GAAGAAGAATGCTGTCAGCCATGTCTCTCTAATTCTGCTTCTTCAAATATTGGCCAGGCCTGTGCTGATACCCCAAACTCTAACCAGGACTCACAGGAGAAATCCAAACAAAGACACTCCCAGTTCAGACCTCTTACCCCtctcaaaaaaaacaaaatgcaggaaGTTATGCAGAATATGCCCTGGCAGGAAAAATCCTGCCAAAATAATTGCCAACAAATCGAAAGCAGCACAGTTCCATGTTTATCTCATCACACTCTGGTTGTAACTGAGAGCTGCGGGCTTTGCAACTGCAAAAAAACATCCTGTGAAACTCAAGATGCAGGAACTCAGACTGTCAAAATCTTTACAGCAGAGACGTGCGATGCATCAACTCAGTGCGACAGTATGACCAAAGACACTGGGTTCAGCACTTACCTACCACCTGTTGATGTGTCAGTACAGCTTCCAGCCACTGGGAGGCAGACTGATACTTTTGTAGAGTCTAACACACACGCGCTTTCACCTGGCAACGGGAGGGGAGGGAAGCCTACGCCCTGGAGCAAGAAATCCAAAGATGATTTCCTGTCAGGAAGAAGCACTATAAACACAATCAACAACAGTGACAGGAAAGCAAGCCCTCACACGCATTCCTTTCTAGATGCTCTGAGCACGGCTGATAACAGAG TTAAGGAGAATGGCGAGGTTAGAGGTGAACAAGAAAATGTCCTTCTGATGAAAGGCTGCTCAAATGTGAGGGAGGAGGTCACATCAACAACCAAG aaTTCTGCAGCCTAG
- the LOC137106509 gene encoding uncharacterized protein isoform X4, with product MNWVGGSRNRLVMKNNAKKQREFFEKRKLQQRLKNVGIALPASPSGATASSMDLVTLFVVNQIAAKKDCKDPPKVAVLGSCKGGSKHRRNRSVVLPMSPCSPSHLSLAESQSHYSVQGMTKRKHIIPQGFKCRQQSPVLESAFSNNSVSHYLQPIDDPLSPFSSASSASSGQGTFPLQLSFQQKSQNPAQLPPHCSPPPWDSFRQEWTKPFSQTRDMTGASNLYLHQLGTPTAAHVLFENPETDQSEVKECAFDFMLDQSETEQQFEEDVFRGFSNEEYEGEGTAKSKIYLKDETSVKSSTPQTVPDSECMGVEFPNCTYTNVSGSGHIIAPMKGFDCLPSYSCRGGYLSSDSSNEEECCQPCLSNSASSNIGQACADTPNSNQDSQEKSKQRHSQFRPLTPLKKNKMQEVMQNMPWQEKSCQNNCQQIESSTVPCLSHHTLVVTESCGLCNCKKTSCETQDAGTQTVKIFTAETCDASTQCDSMTKDTGFSTYLPPVDVSVQLPATGRQTDTFVESNTHALSPGNGRGGKPTPWSKKSKDDFLSGRSTINTINNSDRKASPHTHSFLDALSTADNRVKENGEVRGEQENVLLMKGCSNVREEVTSTTKVNRLSKETKTLQEIADILLLLKQFKKEG from the exons ATGAATTGGGTTGGGGGTTCAAG GAACCGGTTAGTGATGAAGAATAATGCCAAAAAGCAAAGG GAGTTttttgaaaagagaaaattgcaacaaagactgaaaaacGTGGGAATAGCTCTGCCAGCATCGCCTTCAGGAGCCACTGCTAGTAGTATGGACCTGGTGACTTTGTTTGTTGTCAACCAGATTGCTGCTAAGAAAGACTGCAAAG ATCCTCCTAAAGTGGCAGTTCTTGGCAGCTGTAAAGGAGGATCCAAGCACAGGAGAAATAGGTCTGTGGTGCTCCCAATGAGCCCCTGTTCTCCATCACACCTAAGTCTTGCTGAGAGTCAGTCTCATTACAG TGTTCAAGGAATGACCAAGAGAAAGCATATTATTCCTCAAGGGTTCAAGTGTAGGCAG CAGTCTCCAGTCCTAGAGTCAGCTTTCTCAAACAATAGTGTATCTCACTACCTGCAACCCATTGATGATCCCCTCAGCCCATTTTCCTCTGCTTCATCAGCTTCCTCAGGCCAAG GAACATTCCCCCTGCAGCTTAGCTTTCAGCAGAAAAGCCAGAATCCAGCACAGCTGCCGCCCCACTGCTCGCCTCCACCCTGGGACTCCTTTAGACAAGAGTGGACAAAG CCTTTCTCGCAGACCAGAGACATGACAGGTGCATCAAACCTGTACCTCCACCAACTGGGGACACCAACAGCAGCCCATGTTCTGTTTGAAAATCCAGAAACCGA ccaatcagaggtcAAAGAGTGTGCATTTGACTTCATGCTTGACCAATCAGAAACTGAGCAGCAGTTTGAGGAGGATGTTTTTAGGGGCTTCAGTAATGAAGAATATGAAGGAGAAG GAACTGCAAAATCAAAGATATATCTCAAAGATGAAACATCAGTTAAATCTTCAACACCACA AACTGTCCCAGACTCAGAATGCatgggagttgag TTCCCCAactgcacatacacaaatgttt CAGGTTCTGGACATATTATCGCCCCCATGAAGGGCTTTGACTGTTTGCCAAGTTACTCTTGTAGAGGAGGTTACCTTAGTTCAGATTCAAGTAAT GAAGAAGAATGCTGTCAGCCATGTCTCTCTAATTCTGCTTCTTCAAATATTGGCCAGGCCTGTGCTGATACCCCAAACTCTAACCAGGACTCACAGGAGAAATCCAAACAAAGACACTCCCAGTTCAGACCTCTTACCCCtctcaaaaaaaacaaaatgcaggaaGTTATGCAGAATATGCCCTGGCAGGAAAAATCCTGCCAAAATAATTGCCAACAAATCGAAAGCAGCACAGTTCCATGTTTATCTCATCACACTCTGGTTGTAACTGAGAGCTGCGGGCTTTGCAACTGCAAAAAAACATCCTGTGAAACTCAAGATGCAGGAACTCAGACTGTCAAAATCTTTACAGCAGAGACGTGCGATGCATCAACTCAGTGCGACAGTATGACCAAAGACACTGGGTTCAGCACTTACCTACCACCTGTTGATGTGTCAGTACAGCTTCCAGCCACTGGGAGGCAGACTGATACTTTTGTAGAGTCTAACACACACGCGCTTTCACCTGGCAACGGGAGGGGAGGGAAGCCTACGCCCTGGAGCAAGAAATCCAAAGATGATTTCCTGTCAGGAAGAAGCACTATAAACACAATCAACAACAGTGACAGGAAAGCAAGCCCTCACACGCATTCCTTTCTAGATGCTCTGAGCACGGCTGATAACAGAG TTAAGGAGAATGGCGAGGTTAGAGGTGAACAAGAAAATGTCCTTCTGATGAAAGGCTGCTCAAATGTGAGGGAGGAGGTCACATCAACAACCAAGGTTAACAGACTCTCAAAAGAGACCAAAACACTCCAGGAAATAGCTGACATTTTGCTTCTGCTCAAGCAGTTTAAGAAGGAGGGATAA
- the LOC137106509 gene encoding uncharacterized protein isoform X1, giving the protein MNWVGGSRNRLVMKNNAKKQREFFEKRKLQQRLKNVGIALPASPSGATASSMDLVTLFVVNQIAAKKDCKDPPKVAVLGSCKGGSKHRRNRSVVLPMSPCSPSHLSLAESQSHYSVQGMTKRKHIIPQGFKCRQQSPVLESAFSNNSVSHYLQPIDDPLSPFSSASSASSGQGTFPLQLSFQQKSQNPAQLPPHCSPPPWDSFRQEWTKPFSQTRDMTGASNLYLHQLGTPTAAHVLFENPETDKTEIREHARHKVSFSLSQSEVKECAFDFMLDQSETEQQFEEDVFRGFSNEEYEGEGTAKSKIYLKDETSVKSSTPQTVPDSECMGVEFPNCTYTNVSGSGHIIAPMKGFDCLPSYSCRGGYLSSDSSNEEECCQPCLSNSASSNIGQACADTPNSNQDSQEKSKQRHSQFRPLTPLKKNKMQEVMQNMPWQEKSCQNNCQQIESSTVPCLSHHTLVVTESCGLCNCKKTSCETQDAGTQTVKIFTAETCDASTQCDSMTKDTGFSTYLPPVDVSVQLPATGRQTDTFVESNTHALSPGNGRGGKPTPWSKKSKDDFLSGRSTINTINNSDRKASPHTHSFLDALSTADNRVKENGEVRGEQENVLLMKGCSNVREEVTSTTKVNRLSKETKTLQEIADILLLLKQFKKEG; this is encoded by the exons ATGAATTGGGTTGGGGGTTCAAG GAACCGGTTAGTGATGAAGAATAATGCCAAAAAGCAAAGG GAGTTttttgaaaagagaaaattgcaacaaagactgaaaaacGTGGGAATAGCTCTGCCAGCATCGCCTTCAGGAGCCACTGCTAGTAGTATGGACCTGGTGACTTTGTTTGTTGTCAACCAGATTGCTGCTAAGAAAGACTGCAAAG ATCCTCCTAAAGTGGCAGTTCTTGGCAGCTGTAAAGGAGGATCCAAGCACAGGAGAAATAGGTCTGTGGTGCTCCCAATGAGCCCCTGTTCTCCATCACACCTAAGTCTTGCTGAGAGTCAGTCTCATTACAG TGTTCAAGGAATGACCAAGAGAAAGCATATTATTCCTCAAGGGTTCAAGTGTAGGCAG CAGTCTCCAGTCCTAGAGTCAGCTTTCTCAAACAATAGTGTATCTCACTACCTGCAACCCATTGATGATCCCCTCAGCCCATTTTCCTCTGCTTCATCAGCTTCCTCAGGCCAAG GAACATTCCCCCTGCAGCTTAGCTTTCAGCAGAAAAGCCAGAATCCAGCACAGCTGCCGCCCCACTGCTCGCCTCCACCCTGGGACTCCTTTAGACAAGAGTGGACAAAG CCTTTCTCGCAGACCAGAGACATGACAGGTGCATCAAACCTGTACCTCCACCAACTGGGGACACCAACAGCAGCCCATGTTCTGTTTGAAAATCCAGAAACCGA taaaacagaaataagagAGCATGCAAGACATAAAGTCAGTTTCtctctcagccaatcagaggtcAAAGAGTGTGCATTTGACTTCATGCTTGACCAATCAGAAACTGAGCAGCAGTTTGAGGAGGATGTTTTTAGGGGCTTCAGTAATGAAGAATATGAAGGAGAAG GAACTGCAAAATCAAAGATATATCTCAAAGATGAAACATCAGTTAAATCTTCAACACCACA AACTGTCCCAGACTCAGAATGCatgggagttgag TTCCCCAactgcacatacacaaatgttt CAGGTTCTGGACATATTATCGCCCCCATGAAGGGCTTTGACTGTTTGCCAAGTTACTCTTGTAGAGGAGGTTACCTTAGTTCAGATTCAAGTAAT GAAGAAGAATGCTGTCAGCCATGTCTCTCTAATTCTGCTTCTTCAAATATTGGCCAGGCCTGTGCTGATACCCCAAACTCTAACCAGGACTCACAGGAGAAATCCAAACAAAGACACTCCCAGTTCAGACCTCTTACCCCtctcaaaaaaaacaaaatgcaggaaGTTATGCAGAATATGCCCTGGCAGGAAAAATCCTGCCAAAATAATTGCCAACAAATCGAAAGCAGCACAGTTCCATGTTTATCTCATCACACTCTGGTTGTAACTGAGAGCTGCGGGCTTTGCAACTGCAAAAAAACATCCTGTGAAACTCAAGATGCAGGAACTCAGACTGTCAAAATCTTTACAGCAGAGACGTGCGATGCATCAACTCAGTGCGACAGTATGACCAAAGACACTGGGTTCAGCACTTACCTACCACCTGTTGATGTGTCAGTACAGCTTCCAGCCACTGGGAGGCAGACTGATACTTTTGTAGAGTCTAACACACACGCGCTTTCACCTGGCAACGGGAGGGGAGGGAAGCCTACGCCCTGGAGCAAGAAATCCAAAGATGATTTCCTGTCAGGAAGAAGCACTATAAACACAATCAACAACAGTGACAGGAAAGCAAGCCCTCACACGCATTCCTTTCTAGATGCTCTGAGCACGGCTGATAACAGAG TTAAGGAGAATGGCGAGGTTAGAGGTGAACAAGAAAATGTCCTTCTGATGAAAGGCTGCTCAAATGTGAGGGAGGAGGTCACATCAACAACCAAGGTTAACAGACTCTCAAAAGAGACCAAAACACTCCAGGAAATAGCTGACATTTTGCTTCTGCTCAAGCAGTTTAAGAAGGAGGGATAA